In bacterium, a single window of DNA contains:
- a CDS encoding ABC transporter substrate-binding protein: MRDPHVVFRYLAVCLTALALAGLGAGVPVLGAAPSTLTVGLDQEPPTLDPHASPSAVTFQIITDVTENLLYEDLAGKLTPWLATEYKASPDGKSFTFTLRRDAKFSDGAPVNAEAVKWNFDRIVNPNFKAGGALAALSGYAGSTVVDPYTVRVAFKEPYAPFLSYSAGGTLSLISPKTTPGQGDAVNQKPVGSGRFVVSEYVAKDHITLVRSADYNRRPPYSNHQGPAPVDRIVWKFIPESGTRVTTIESGETQMISFLSTPAAVLTRLSTNKALRVEKNPYPGAPRIWVLNVRKPPTNDLKVRQALLFGVNRAAVAESVYRGLGTVACAPLTQHTLATPDLCAKYKYDPKKAAELLDEAGWKMGPNNIRMKNGQPLTIEINSINYGS; the protein is encoded by the coding sequence ATGAGAGACCCGCACGTCGTGTTCCGGTACCTGGCGGTCTGCCTGACCGCGCTGGCCCTCGCCGGCCTGGGCGCCGGCGTTCCCGTCCTGGGGGCCGCGCCGTCGACGCTGACCGTCGGCCTGGACCAGGAGCCGCCCACGCTCGATCCTCACGCGTCGCCGTCGGCGGTCACGTTCCAGATCATCACCGACGTGACCGAAAACCTGCTGTACGAGGACCTCGCCGGCAAACTGACGCCGTGGCTGGCCACAGAGTACAAGGCATCGCCGGACGGCAAGTCGTTCACGTTCACGCTGCGGCGGGACGCCAAGTTCTCGGACGGGGCGCCGGTCAACGCCGAGGCGGTGAAGTGGAACTTCGACCGCATCGTCAACCCGAACTTCAAGGCCGGCGGCGCGCTCGCCGCACTCTCCGGTTACGCGGGCTCCACGGTGGTCGACCCGTATACGGTCCGCGTGGCCTTCAAGGAGCCGTACGCGCCGTTCCTGTCGTACTCTGCCGGCGGAACGCTCTCGCTCATCTCGCCGAAGACGACGCCGGGGCAGGGCGACGCGGTCAACCAGAAGCCGGTAGGCAGCGGACGGTTCGTCGTCAGCGAGTACGTGGCGAAGGACCACATCACCCTGGTTCGCAGCGCGGACTATAACCGCCGGCCGCCGTATAGCAACCACCAGGGCCCGGCGCCGGTGGACCGCATCGTCTGGAAGTTCATCCCGGAATCCGGCACACGCGTCACGACGATCGAGTCCGGCGAAACGCAGATGATCAGCTTCCTCAGCACGCCCGCCGCGGTGCTGACGCGCCTCTCGACGAACAAGGCGCTGCGCGTGGAGAAGAACCCGTATCCGGGCGCGCCGCGCATCTGGGTGCTGAACGTCCGGAAGCCGCCGACGAACGACCTGAAGGTCCGGCAGGCGCTGCTCTTCGGGGTCAACCGCGCCGCGGTCGCCGAGTCGGTGTACCGAGGACTCGGCACCGTCGCGTGCGCGCCACTGACGCAGCACACGCTGGCCACCCCGGATCTCTGCGCCAAGTACAAGTACGATCCGAAGAAGGCCGCCGAGCTGCTGGACGAGGCCGGCTGGAAGATGGGTCCCAACAACATCCGGATGAAGAACGGCCAGCCGCTCACGATCGAGATCAATTCGATCAACTACGGCAGC